In Vanessa atalanta chromosome 29, ilVanAtal1.2, whole genome shotgun sequence, a genomic segment contains:
- the LOC125075057 gene encoding zinc finger protein 630-like produces MDFVKREDNNIFDEETYKMYLETLQKSHMIDTPDYQHTAISMEQLHQAMQSSLNSSSLVHNFQLPLSPRQMSTLMLKTNHITRSLNFNELPSHLPKNLTMEMELISLPNDLPHNLRHDDMLTQNLSRNLDITLARTLNNELELQNTLSHVQSLQEHELTRNIGAELNHSLSRVNDLSQNIGRDIPHELGNEIDLSHLSRQNLEPDVILSQEDSRRSHSVQAAVDSHLLEQQLVHRLEQNMALRLDQTLDRLDQPLNQRVDQTLAQRLDQSLPQRLDQTLAQRLDQRLFNSSLLHEQKLEPNEHLYSVACHIKSEQEDDGYFYDNMNQGMANTGLNGEIPQQADHSQPSSNLHHDQIYSLYNNQIPIPALNPIDLYSRQQNYVQNYITDVSRENPQNLVVHRQFDNSSPYTEEFKKLRQDGEGGKKDSKIEEPKENLKPTDQNKMYYEYSNDYMVAEKNENDPSSNNKIPDELSMSIKGEYVCYKCNEVFPSKRLLKQHAKTCENGENSELEKLGKFSCSQCAYRCQSPAILKIHERTHTGEKPYACTFCDYKSGQKNNVAKHILVHMKQKPFGCQYCDYRCAQKNNLVVHERTHTGYKPFACPFCDYRTVQKPNLVKHMYLHTDQKPFSCDMCNYRCVQKTNLTKHKQRHLNEKDGDKVDTKVPIKPYKPRQKSVKCPHCSYRCVQKSSLEKHLQFKHNDLNSDIVDSDCGLNLMKSNTCDSIQNLSVKKADYELPQDKVLEPLPLQS; encoded by the exons atggaTTTCGTAAAACGAGAAGATAACAATATATTCGACGAAGAAACTTACAAAATGTACTTGGAAact ttGCAGAAATCCCATATGATAGACACACCAGACTACCAACATACTGCAATATCTATGGAACAGCTCCACCAAGCGATGCAGTCATCCCTCAACTCCAGCTCACTGGTTCACAACTTTCAACTACCATTATCACCAAGACAAATGTCCACTCTCATGCTTAAAACCAACCACATCACTCGATCACTAAACTTCAACGAACTGCCGTCCCATTTACCAAAAAATCTGACGATGGAAATGGAGCTGATATCTCTACCAAACGATTTACCTCATAATCTGCGGCATGATGATATGTTAACTCAAAATCTGTCTCGAAATCTTGATATAACACTAGCACGGACGTTGAATAATGAATTGGAACTGCAGAACACTCTATCGCACGTTCAAAGCTTACAAGAACATGAGTTAACAAGAAATATTGGTGCAGAGTTAAACCATAGTTTAAGTAGAGTCAATGACTTATCACAGAATATAGGCCGTGATATTCCTCATGAGCTAGGGAATGAAATTGATTTATCACACTTGAGTCGGCAAAATTTAGAGCCTGATGTTATATTAAGTCAAGAAGATTCTAGAAGAAGTCACTCGGTCCAAGCTGCCGTTGATAGTCATTTATTGGAACAACAGTTGGTACATAGATTGGAACAAAACATGGCCCTCAGATTGGACCAAACTTTAGATAGACTAGATCAACCATTAAACCAGCGCGTCGACCAAACATTAGCACAGAGATTGGATCAGAGTTTACCACAAAGATTAGATCAAACGTTGGCTCAGAGGCTGGATCAAAGATTGTTTAATTCAAGCTTATTGCACGAACAAAAGTTGGAACCAAATGAACATTTGTACTCAGTTGCATGTCATATAAAATCTGAGCAAGAGGATGATGGGTATTTCTATGACAATATGAATCAAGGCATGGCCAACACTGGACTAAATG GTGAAATTCCCCAACAAGCGGACCACAGTCAGCCGAGTTCGAACCTCCATCACGATCAAATATACTCCCTATATAATAACCAAATACCCATTCCGGCTTTAAATCCGATAGATCTATATTCCCGCCAGCAAAACTACGTCCAGAACTACATCACTGACGTTTCCCGGGAAAATCCCCAAAACCTAGTCGTCCATAGACAATTTGACAATTCCAGTCCGTACACGGAGGAGTTTAAAAAGTTGCGCCAAGATGGCGAAGGCGGGAAAAAAGATTCGAAAATCGAAGAGCCGAAGGAAAATCTAAAACCGACCGATcagaataaaatgtattacgaaTATTCGAATGATTATATGGTTgctgaaaaaaatgaaaacgatCCGAgttcgaataataaaataccggACGAGTTGTCAATGAGTATAAAAGGTGAATATGTTTGTTACAAATGCAACGAAGTCTTTCCATCGAAACGCTTGTTGAAACAACACGCAAAAACGTGCGAGAACGGCGAAAATAGCGAATTAGAAAAGTTAGGTAAATTTAGTTGTAGCCAGTGTGCTTATAGATGTCAGTCGCCGGCGATATTGAAGATACACGAACGTACGCACACCGGCGAGAAACCCTACGCATGTACGTTCTGTGATTACAAATCCGGTCAGAAGAACAACGTCGCAAAACACATCCTTGTCCATATGAAACAGAAACCTTTCGGTTGTCAATACTGTGACTATCGTTGTGCACAGAAGAACAATTTAGTGGTCCACGAAAGGACTCACACCGGCTACAAACCGTTTGCATGTCCATTCTGTGATTACAGAACAGTTCAGAAACCCAACTTAGTTAAACATATGTATTTACACACAGATCAGAAGCCGTTCAGCTGTGATATGTGTAATTACAGATGTGTGCAGAAAACGAACCTCACGAAACATAAACAGAGACATTTGAACGAGAAGGATGGTGATAAAGTTGATACCAAAGTTCCGATCAAGCCTTATAAGCCAAGACAGAAGTCGGTCAAGTGTCCGCACTGTTCATACAGATGTGTTCAAAAATCAAGTTTGGAAAAACATTTGCAATTCAaacataatgatttaaatagtGATATCGTTGATAGTGACTGTGGTTTGAATTTAATGAAGTCTAATACATGTGATAGTATACAGAACTTGAGTGTTAAGAAGGCTGACTACGAACTGCCGCAAGATAAAGTGTTGGAACCTTTACCATTGCAGTCGTAG
- the LOC125075000 gene encoding protein dj-1beta-like produces MFVFLLKRFSLKNPKSISQLALTTKYTADFIWLQTKSLSSSTMSKTALMILSQGAEEMETVITVDMLRRGGVTVTLAGLDGDAPVLCSRQVTLVPDKSLANALAESPQYDAVILPGGLEGSERLSKSDVVGTLLKDHEKSGKIVAAICAAPTAFVAHGVAKGKRITSYPTTKDKITSDYTYVEGERVVVDGNIVTSRGPGTAYWFGLKLIEMLTGKEKADQVEKGMIISGY; encoded by the exons atgtttgtgtttctGCTGAAACGATTTAGTTTGAAAAATCCTAAATCAATATCACAATTAGCTTTAACAACTAAATATACTGCTGATTTTATTTGGCTACAAACTAA GTCACTCTCATCATCAACTATGTCAAAAACGGCACTAATGATATTGTCTCAAGGTGCTGAAGAAATGGAGACGGTCATTACTGTTGATATGCTGAGAAGGGGCGGT GTGACAGTGACCCTCGCTGGATTAGACGGGGACGCCCCTGTTCTATGCTCGAGACAAGTAACGCTTGTGCCAGACAAATCATTGGCCAATGCACTGGCTGAAAGTCCTCAGTATGATGCT GTAATACTTCCGGGTGGGCTGGAGGGCTCCGAGCGACTCTCCAAGTCGGACGTCGTGGGTACTCTGTTAAAAGACCACGAGAAGTCCGGGAAGATAGTCGCCGCGATATGTGCTG CCCCCACAGCCTTCGTAGCCCACGGGGTGGCGAAGGGCAAGCGCATCACATCCTACCCGACCACCAAGGACAAGATCACGTCGGACTACACCTACGTGGAGGGCGAGAGGGTGGTCGTGGATGGCAACATCGTCACCAGCAGA GGTCCCGGCACAGCTTACTGGTTTGGACTGAAACTGATCGAAATGCTGACCGgcaaggagaaggctgatcagGTGGAAAAGGGGATGATCATCTCCGGATACTAG